Below is a genomic region from Gemmatimonadota bacterium.
GCATCTTCTTGCTGCCCACCACGGTGATCCGTCGGAGTTTGTCCGGGTTCAGCCATGACACATGAGTATGAGCCACGATCTCTCCCGGATAGGTGAGGTGCAGGAAGGCGACATCTTCAATGCCTCGCTGAATGTAGGCCTGGCCGTGCGCACTCACGGTCAGAGGATCCGTCCCGAGGATGTAGTTCAGGATCGATACATCGTGCGGGGCGAGATCCCACACTACATTGATGTCCTCCTGAAAGAGCCCAAGATTCACGCGAGTGGTATTCACATAGTAGATGTGTCCCAACTCACCGGAGGAGATCAGATCCTTCATCTTGTTCACAGCGGCCGTATACACGAAGGTGTGGCCTGTCATGAGCGTGAGGCCCCGAGACTCAGCCAGTTCGACCAGTGCCGTAGCCTCGGCCACGCTGCCGGCCATGGGCTTCTCCACCAGTACATGTTTCCCGGCTTCCATCAGCGCCTTCGCAATCGGGAAGTGGGTGGAAACCGGTGTGGCGACAACGGCCGCATCGATCTCATCGCTGGCGATCACCTCATCCAGTTCCGTGGAGATGGCTACGCTTGGATAGAGCTGCGATATGTGTCGAAGCCGCTCTTTGTTGAGATCGACCGCCACCTTCATTTCCACTCCGGGCACCTGAGTGAAATTCCGAACGAAGTTCGGCCCCCAGTACCCGCAACCGATGACTGCAACTCGAAGCAAAACGCCTCTCCTTTCTCGTCCCGTGCCGGCTAGTACGCGCCGTCACCGAACAGGACAACCGGCACGGTCCTGAAGAGGATCTCCAGATCCGTCTTCAACGACCAGTGATCGATATAGTACAGGTCCAGAAGGACCATCTCGTCAAAAGGAACACTGGATCGGCCGCTGACCTGCCAGAGTCCAGTGAGTCCCGGC
It encodes:
- a CDS encoding Gfo/Idh/MocA family oxidoreductase, which gives rise to MLRVAVIGCGYWGPNFVRNFTQVPGVEMKVAVDLNKERLRHISQLYPSVAISTELDEVIASDEIDAAVVATPVSTHFPIAKALMEAGKHVLVEKPMAGSVAEATALVELAESRGLTLMTGHTFVYTAAVNKMKDLISSGELGHIYYVNTTRVNLGLFQEDINVVWDLAPHDVSILNYILGTDPLTVSAHGQAYIQRGIEDVAFLHLTYPGEIVAHTHVSWLNPDKLRRITVVGSKKMLVYDDVSSLEKIRVYDKGVSVQPHYDTFGEFQLSYRFGDIYTPRLDDSEPLKNEIQHFIHCIQNQEIPRSGGRSGLAVVEVMERACESLRSSGELLPLGNGNSTSNGGTMS